Proteins from one Candidatus Alcyoniella australis genomic window:
- the pssA gene encoding CDP-diacylglycerol--serine O-phosphatidyltransferase, translating into MPRGVKGSSSRKMDAAAQNARLHDEAEPTREGIKRGFFLLPNLLTTGSLFCSFWAMISVLYERDFRQAAFLIIAAVIFDGLDGKVARWTKTTSPFGVQYDSLSDLVSFGVAPAIIAHAWALQYAYDPRLGWVAAFLFLLCGALRLARFNVHTEDQTADPRFFSGLPIPGGAMFVIATVLFAQHMGWTNDDGSCAFPNLFMLVLLIVSLTMVSTLQYYSFKDADLVRRRPLWILVLVAMLIIVIVVERAKTLYAVVLIYVLHGPVLWYFSRDSARQRLRQLRNRRNSGRSEED; encoded by the coding sequence GTGCCCCGAGGAGTAAAGGGCTCCAGCTCGCGGAAGATGGACGCGGCCGCGCAGAACGCGCGGCTGCACGACGAGGCCGAGCCGACCCGCGAGGGGATCAAGCGCGGCTTTTTCCTGCTGCCCAATCTGCTGACCACCGGCAGCCTGTTTTGCAGCTTCTGGGCGATGATCAGCGTGCTCTACGAGCGCGACTTTCGCCAGGCCGCGTTCTTAATCATCGCCGCGGTGATCTTCGACGGGCTCGACGGCAAGGTCGCGCGCTGGACCAAGACCACCAGTCCCTTCGGCGTGCAGTACGACTCGCTGTCCGACCTGGTGAGCTTCGGCGTGGCCCCGGCAATCATCGCCCACGCCTGGGCGCTGCAATATGCCTACGATCCGCGCCTGGGCTGGGTCGCGGCCTTCCTGTTCCTGCTCTGCGGAGCGCTGAGGCTGGCGCGCTTCAACGTGCACACCGAGGACCAGACCGCCGACCCGCGGTTTTTCTCGGGCCTGCCGATCCCCGGCGGCGCGATGTTCGTCATCGCCACGGTGCTCTTTGCCCAGCACATGGGCTGGACCAACGACGACGGCAGTTGCGCCTTTCCTAACCTGTTCATGCTTGTGCTGCTGATCGTCAGCCTGACGATGGTCAGCACCTTACAGTACTACTCGTTCAAGGACGCCGACCTAGTGCGCCGCCGGCCGCTGTGGATTTTAGTGCTGGTGGCGATGCTGATTATCGTGATCGTGGTCGAGCGCGCCAAGACGCTTTATGCGGTGGTGCTGATCTATGTGCTGCACGGCCCGGTGCTGTGGTACTTCAGCCGCGATTCCGCGCGCCAACGCCTGAGGCAACTGCGCAACCGCCGAAACAGCGGGCGATCCGAAGAGGATTGA
- a CDS encoding phosphatidylserine decarboxylase family protein codes for MNNEPKSLKGNIGIFAREGLPFIVITGVLFLIAIGYHLPLWVKLLVGLPFLFSLQFFRNPERVPPDEPLAVISPADGKVCQQAYVEDSPLGGPAKKISVFMNVFNVHVNRSPYDGVVETIQYTPGRFLVAERDEASEENERNLVVIRTPEGCRVAWVQVAGFVARRVVCYLHEGDRTHTGRRMGLIRFGSRLDVFLPPESEVNVQVGQKVKAGITVLGRLKCPEE; via the coding sequence ATGAACAACGAGCCTAAATCACTCAAGGGAAATATCGGAATCTTCGCTCGCGAAGGTCTGCCGTTTATCGTGATCACCGGTGTGCTGTTTCTGATAGCCATCGGCTACCACCTGCCGTTATGGGTCAAGCTGCTGGTCGGCCTGCCGTTCCTGTTCAGCCTGCAATTTTTCCGCAATCCCGAGCGCGTGCCCCCTGACGAGCCGCTGGCCGTGATCTCGCCTGCCGACGGCAAAGTCTGCCAGCAGGCCTACGTCGAGGACTCGCCGCTGGGCGGTCCGGCCAAGAAGATCAGCGTGTTCATGAACGTATTCAACGTACACGTCAACCGCTCGCCCTACGATGGCGTGGTCGAGACGATCCAATACACGCCCGGACGTTTTCTGGTGGCTGAGCGCGACGAGGCCAGCGAGGAGAACGAGCGCAACCTGGTGGTAATCCGCACGCCCGAGGGCTGCCGCGTGGCCTGGGTCCAGGTCGCCGGATTCGTGGCGCGGCGCGTTGTCTGCTATCTGCACGAGGGCGACCGCACCCACACCGGGCGGCGCATGGGCCTAATCAGGTTCGGCTCACGCTTGGACGTGTTCCTGCCGCCGGAATCCGAGGTAAACGTGCAGGTCGGCCAAAAGGTTAAGGCCGGAATCACCGTACTGGGGAGGCTCAAGTGCCCCGAGGAGTAA
- the tsaB gene encoding tRNA (adenosine(37)-N6)-threonylcarbamoyltransferase complex dimerization subunit type 1 TsaB codes for MYLLAVESATSAGGAALFCEQELICSRQWNQRGNQTALLLPAIIELLAESGISFDRLDKVACGVGPGRFTSLRVAVATAQGIALARGIQALAVSTLEALAQPLIDRGVPVLACVDAGRGQLYAGLYRADERGLPLPLIEDAAFDAEKLADILPDELIVAGDAGPYFDELCGGRKCMRAPDELCYPSAVAVGRIALGRPERAEGPARLQPRYLRRSAAEINLD; via the coding sequence ATGTATCTGCTGGCCGTGGAGTCCGCCACCTCGGCCGGGGGGGCGGCGCTGTTTTGCGAGCAGGAGCTGATCTGCTCGCGGCAGTGGAACCAGCGCGGCAACCAGACCGCGCTGCTGCTGCCGGCGATTATCGAACTGCTGGCCGAAAGCGGGATCAGCTTCGACCGGCTGGACAAGGTAGCCTGCGGCGTGGGACCGGGACGCTTTACCAGCCTGCGCGTGGCCGTTGCCACGGCCCAGGGGATCGCCCTGGCGCGCGGGATACAGGCCCTGGCGGTCTCGACCCTCGAGGCTTTGGCCCAACCGCTGATCGACCGCGGAGTGCCGGTGCTGGCCTGCGTCGACGCCGGGCGCGGGCAGCTCTACGCCGGACTGTATCGCGCCGACGAGCGCGGATTACCCCTGCCGCTGATCGAGGATGCGGCGTTCGACGCGGAAAAGCTGGCCGATATTTTGCCGGACGAGCTGATCGTGGCCGGCGACGCGGGACCTTATTTCGACGAGCTGTGTGGCGGCCGGAAGTGCATGCGTGCGCCGGACGAATTATGCTATCCTTCGGCCGTCGCCGTGGGGCGGATCGCCTTGGGGCGGCCTGAGCGCGCGGAGGGTCCCGCGCGGCTGCAGCCGCGCTACCTGCGCCGTAGCGCGGCCGAGATCAACCTGGACTAA